From Methanocella paludicola SANAE, a single genomic window includes:
- a CDS encoding response regulator: protein MSRSSGEMSVQRHFSGNDGRPSFNSQKTVAIIEDEKEIVELYIKICESAGLKIAFIAYDGGEGLEAFRRSLCPDVILIDHRMPALTGLEAMKAMLEIEPCARFIFLSASDEIRNESLAAGARAFLKKPSRLSEIKSTIMKVLNEN from the coding sequence ATGTCGCGCTCATCCGGGGAAATGAGCGTGCAGCGGCATTTTTCCGGGAATGATGGCAGGCCGTCTTTTAACTCGCAAAAGACCGTAGCCATTATCGAGGACGAGAAAGAGATCGTTGAACTCTACATAAAAATATGTGAGTCCGCCGGGCTAAAGATCGCCTTTATCGCCTACGACGGCGGGGAAGGCCTTGAGGCCTTTCGAAGATCACTCTGTCCCGATGTGATCCTTATCGACCACCGTATGCCGGCCCTGACAGGCCTTGAGGCCATGAAGGCGATGCTCGAGATTGAGCCTTGTGCCCGCTTTATCTTTCTGAGCGCTTCCGATGAGATACGTAATGAGTCGCTCGCTGCCGGTGCCCGGGCTTTCCTGAAGAAGCCCTCGCGTCTCTCTGAAATAAAAAGCACGATAATGAAAGTGCTCAACGAGAATTGA
- a CDS encoding MTH865 family protein, giving the protein MSEKEPVYSTYGDSPRYSQATEERILERVKSEAQEALSSMDIQFPVNNKHELLSAIAVDRPTHCHYYGRTLTLKELAGSLRDDDFPLRDAAQAAIAIAGACPMPSGSPEGAPDTRPV; this is encoded by the coding sequence ATGAGCGAGAAGGAGCCCGTGTATTCTACTTATGGTGATTCGCCCCGTTATTCCCAGGCCACGGAAGAGCGCATACTGGAGCGCGTGAAGTCAGAGGCGCAGGAAGCGCTGAGCTCTATGGACATTCAATTTCCGGTGAATAATAAGCATGAGTTGCTGAGCGCGATCGCCGTGGACAGGCCCACGCACTGCCACTACTACGGCCGGACCCTGACGCTTAAGGAACTGGCCGGGAGCTTGAGGGACGATGATTTTCCCCTCAGGGATGCTGCCCAGGCTGCTATTGCGATAGCCGGGGCATGTCCCATGCCCTCCGGGTCGCCCGAGGGGGCGCCCGACACCAGGCCAGTGTGA